GCGCCTAGAGCGGTTTGCGCGTGAGTGCGTAGCAACCGCCACGACGGTGCGCCGTGCTATTGAACCCTGCGGGGGCGAGGCTCGAACCCGCAGGCAAACCGCTCTAACGCTCTCAAGTTCAGGTGCGGGCAGCCGAGCGTAAACTTACGCCGGAGTGTGACCGGCGCTCAAGGCGCCAGGCAGTGAAACGATCGCCGGCTACACGTCTCCTGCAACGCTCTCACTAGGTCGGAGTGGGCGCGAAGACGGTGTCAAGTCGTTGTCCAGCAGGTAGCCACCGAAACGGTAGAATAGATCGGAGACGAGATGCCGATTGGGACCAATGACGTCTATTTCGCGATTATCGTAGGGATAGACGAGCACCCCATGATCGGGAGAGCCGCGACACGACGGCTCTCCTGGTCAGCGAAAGAGATGAATCACTCCACTTTACTGTTCCTGAGTCAAGAGAACATAATTCTGAAGCTTTTCGCGAAGGTACGCCTGGATACTGTCCTTGGTGGCAACCTTCTGAGCGGTGAACTCAAGCACGTGTGCCTCACGGCGGATTGCGTCGTTAATCGCCCGCTGCTCATCAGAGATTGCGCTAAGGATAGAGCATGGGCGGAACGGAGCTGCTACAAAATCGGGACGGTAGTTCATAAACCCGGCGCTGACAAGATCGTATCCCGGCAAGATGGTGCGTAGCACGCCCTCGTAATCGTTGGATCGGGTCTGCCCTTTCGCCCAGAAGGCAGACGTGCTGGCTGCACCGGTCGTAGGCCAAACATCAATGACCTTCTTAAGGGCCGTCTCATGCTCCTCCCGGGTCGTTGCTAACGTGCCTGGCCCATGGTACGTCTGTGTTGCCTCGACGAGCGATTTCGCCGCCGTAAGGTTCTTTCCCCTTGAGAGCAGGGATGCGACGAACGGATCGCCCAAGACGGCAACCCTTAGAAGCCACTCTGATTCGAGTAGGCTGGCCTGTCGGGGATCCTCAAGAAGGCCAGTAGCCCACCCGGAGCTAAACGTACGAATCAGCACCCACTTGTGGGATAGCTCAGTCCGATCAGGAGTCCCCAAGTCCTGTAGAAAATCACTGGGCACGCTTGCCTGATCGGTCAACACCACTAAGGTAATCACATTCTTCCTTGCAGGGCGTCCGATGCGAGTCGGGGTTGCCGTGCGGATCGCGTTGTCGACAGCCTTGAAAGAGTCTGGGAACGTACTCGCACCAGCTAGCGCAGATTTGACCGCTAGCTTTTCCTCTGGCCCAGCCTTGTCGAGACAGTACCAGTAGGAGATTGGGTTCAGACGATTGGTGTTAACTCGAACAACGGTTTCCTTGTCCGTTCCCCCCGGAATCGGGAGCCTTTCCACACGAAATAGACCCTCGTGCTGCCGGCCGACTGCCTCGCTCATGCTCGAGAGGAAGTCGGTATCGTTGCTGAGAAGCACGAACAGACTTCCCCGTAGCTCTGCACGGCACTTGGAGACAAAGTTCTGCGCGATCATGCGCATCGCCTCCGGCGACTCGCCAATCCTCAGGTACTCCGCATCGGAGAGTTCGATAAGGCCCTGCCTAAAGTACGCACGCTCCGCGTTGTCTGCGATGACGATCGAACGCCGATCGCGCCGCCCTTCGAGCCACACGCCAGTCTTGCTAACCCAATCGCGCTGGTTTTCGATGAGGTGCACATCTGCGTTGGCTGTTGCAGCGGCAATAACGGCAGGGTCTCTCGTCGGTCCACCGGTAGCACGGTGCCACAGATTATTTGGATCATACACGATCGCACCGGGTAGGCGCTGCTTTGTGGCCCGGAAATCCGAAACCAGCTTCTGGGCAAAGAGTGTCTTCCCCGTTCCCTGGGCGCCATAGATGGCGAGCGCACGAGTGTCCCTACGCAACGCGAGCCCCTCGTACATGCCACGCAATTCAACAGCAAGTGGCTCCCAGTGGTCCAAGAATACCTTGTAGCCTTCGAATTCCTCGAGGTACTCCGCACGGTCCGGGAATTTGATGCCGTGATACGCGAGTTCTGGCATTGCCAAGCGGGGTGGAGGTGGGAAAGACTACGGCGATGGTCGGGCCTGATTACCGAGAGTGGGTCGGACAACCTCCCGAAGAAGCTCACCTGATGCAAGCAAAGTGCCGAGGCGCAGGTCACCGGGCTGTCTGCCAATATAGGTGAGCGCGGCATTGGACTGAGGCCTAACCACTGCTATGCCGAAGGCGGTCCACATAACACGCCGGCAGGGCTCGGACCTCACTTCCCGAACAAGCACTTCGTCGCCCAGCCACCCCCGTTGTGTGGATTCCAGATAACAGCCGTTATCCAAAATTCGATCCTACCCCGCCCGCTCCACCAGATCCCCCCACCCCAGCTTTCGCCGCAGGGTCGAGAAGAACGTCTGCCCCGGGAAGCGCACCAACCGCACCGGCCACGGCGCGCGCCGTACCACCACGCGGTCGCCGGGCGCCAACTCCGCGTCCTCCTGCCCGTCGAGGGTGAGGATCAGCTCCCCGGAGGGCGAGAGCACCTCGACCGTGACCGTCTCCTCCGCCGGGAGCACCAGCGGCCGCACCGCCAGCGTGTGCGGGCTGATGGGCGTCGCGATGATGCAGTTCACGGAGGGGGAGACGATCGGCCCGCCCGCCGAGAGCGAGTACGCGGTGGAGCCCGTGGGCGTCGCCAGGATGATCCCGTCCGCGCTGTAGCTCCCCACCTCCTCCCCGTCCGCCCGCACCGCCAGCCGGATCATCCGCGCCACCCCGCCCTTGTGCAGCACCGCGTCGTTCAGCGCCAGGAACTCC
The nucleotide sequence above comes from Longimicrobiaceae bacterium. Encoded proteins:
- a CDS encoding NAD(+)/NADH kinase, which translates into the protein MPEVGVAAPAARVGVVGHARYEQLEATLGRVRDYAARRGVAFFFEKELLGSAPLEGAEPLLPEMYGDLDLLLTLGGDGTLLRGARQVARHGTPVLGVNFGHVGFLTSAAPEEMESSLDRALSGDIVLDERMTLLVRAESPDGTLRGEFLALNDAVLHKGGVARMIRLAVRADGEEVGSYSADGIILATPTGSTAYSLSAGGPIVSPSVNCIIATPISPHTLAVRPLVLPAEETVTVEVLSPSGELILTLDGQEDAELAPGDRVVVRRAPWPVRLVRFPGQTFFSTLRRKLGWGDLVERAG